The following proteins are co-located in the Gossypium hirsutum isolate 1008001.06 chromosome A02, Gossypium_hirsutum_v2.1, whole genome shotgun sequence genome:
- the LOC107943630 gene encoding BTB/POZ domain-containing protein NPY4 has protein sequence MKFMKLGSKPDSFQTDGDHIRYVATELATDIVVNVGDVKFYCHKFPLLSKSARLQKLVATSNDENGDELHIQDIPGGPGAFEICAKFCYGMTVTLNAYNVVAARCAAEYLEMYETVEKGNLIYKIDVFLNSSIFRSWKDSITVLQSTKSLLPWSEELKVVSRSLDSIASKASIDTSMVEWSYTYNRKKLPSENGNSPQWNGVRKQQTVPKDWWVEDLCELRIDLFKRVITTIKTKGRVSGDVIGEALNAYTMRRLPGFSKGMIPNNDIIKYRSLVETIVWLLPAEKGTVSCSFLLRLLRAAILLDCGETERNELMRRISQQLPEATMTDLLIRAPAGEATIYDVDIVHNLVASFMTHISQTDPVKKEFLESTRSPKFGPDASKVLVAKLIDGYLAEIARDPNLPVSKFVNLAEIVSSVSRPSHDGLYRGIDMYLKEHPGISKSERKRICRLMDCKKLSAEACMHAVQNERLPLRVVVQVLFFEQARATTSSGSSTPDLPGSVRALLPGGSHGSSRSTTTNTEEDWDSVPTAEDIKALKGELTTLRLSGETNRNGMAKTDIERVAASRMKGLAMSKIFSKLKSSKERNGEISSSDTSESPEETKSTPSVSRKHSLS, from the exons ATGAAGTTTATGAAACTGGGATCCAAGCCTGATTCATTTCAGACTGATGGTGATCATATCAG GTATGTTGCAACCGAGTTGGCAACTGACATAGTCGTTAATGTTGGGGATGTGAAATTCTACTGTCATAAG TTTCCATTGTTATCGAAAAGTGCACGTTTGCAAAAGCTGGTCGCGACGTCGAATGACGAGAACGGTGATGAACTACACATTCAAGACATACCGGGCGGACCTGGAGCTTTCGAAATATGTGCTAAGTTCTGTTACGGCATGACAGTCACACTCAACGCGTACAATGTTGTTGCTGCTCGATGTGCTGCGGAGTACCTTGAGATGTACGAAACTGTTGAGAAAGGAAACCTTATCTATAAAATCGACGTTTTCCTCAATTCGAGTATATTCCGGAGCTGGAAAGATTCCATCACTGTTCTTCAATCAACAAAATCTCTACTCCCGTGGTCCGAGGAATTAAAGGTGGTTAGCCGCAGCCTCGATTCTATAGCTTCCAAGGCTTCAATTGATACTTCCATGGTGGAATGGTCATACACTTATAATAGGAAAAAGCTCCCGTCGGAAAATGGAAACAGTCCGCAATGGAATGGTGTAAGAAAACAACAAACAGTTCCAAAGGATTGGTGGGTGGAAGATCTTTGTGAGCTTCGTATCGATCTATTCAAGCGTGTGATAACAACAATTAAAACGAAAGGCAGAGTTTCGGGTGATGTAATCGGAGAAGCACTAAATGCATACACAATGAGAAGATTGCCGGGTTTTAGCAAGGGTATGATCCcaaataatgatattataaagtatcGGTCATTAGTGGAGACCATCGTGTGGCTGCTGCCAGCAGAGAAAGGAACCGTTTCTTGTAGCTTCTTGCTTAGGTTGTTAAGAGCAGCCATTTTATTGGATTGCGGAGAAACAGAAAGAAACGAGTTGATGAGGAGAATCAGTCAGCAGCTTCCCGAGGCAACCATGACCGATCTTTTGATTCGCGCTCCAGCCGGAGAAGCAACAATATACGATGTCGATATAGTTCATAACTTAGTCGCCTCGTTTATGACCCACATTTCTCAAACCGACCCTGTTAAGAAAGAATTCCTGGAGAGTACTAGAAGTCCCAAGTTCGGACCGGATGCTTCTAAAGTGTTGGTAGCGAAGCTAATTGACGGCTACCTAGCTGAAATTGCTCGAGATCCGAATTTACCAGTTTCAAAATTCGTTAACCTTGCTGAAATTGTATCAAGTGTCTCGAGACCTTCTCATGACGGACTTTACCGTGGCATAGACATGTATCTGAAG GAACACCCGGGAATCAGCAAAAGTGAGAGAAAGAGAATATGCAGGTTAATGGACTGCAAGAAGCTATCGGCCGAGGCCTGCATGCATGCTGTGCAAAACGAGAGGCTTCCGTTACGTGTCGTCGTGCAGGTTCTTTTCTTTGAGCAAGCCAGAGCCACAACGTCCTCCGGCAGTAGCACCCCCGATCTTCCGGGGTCCGTTAGAGCCCTTCTCCCCGGAGGGTCTCATGGTAGCTCAAGGTCCACGACAACCAACACTGAAGAGGATTGGGATTCAGTGCCAACAGCCGAGGACATCAAGGCTTTGAAAGGGGAGCTTACAACTCTAAGATTAAGCGGCGAAACAAACAGAAATGGCATGGCCAAAACCGACATCGAAAGGGTGGCGGCGAGTAGAATGAAAGGTTTGGCCATGTCAAAAATATTCTCGAAACTCAAGTCGAGTAAGGAAAGAAACGGTGAAATCAGCAGCAGCGATACGTCGGAGAGCCCCGAAGAAACGAAGTCCACTCCTTCCGTAAGTAGGAAACATTCACTTTCTTAG